One region of Elephas maximus indicus isolate mEleMax1 chromosome 23, mEleMax1 primary haplotype, whole genome shotgun sequence genomic DNA includes:
- the LOC126066247 gene encoding uncharacterized protein LOC126066247 has product MQTAAPTASCPTSHHPGFAPGAAAIQGKAPPPQRPRAAQHSASEELSKAGTRQGGGGSLRPENLGTAGYGRGWERSPESGSANRGAPPPPTPAGKKGKIPQRPPHGRSPGPPPPRATPASPSPPGLGLALAALRAARRGAGDMSGSRRSPRGPCAAAATVTAPLGINPGWVGGSGDCPHPSPPPQPPPPPPPPSEAALLPATPIISGPGLEDSGASLTRFWLRLRGANLPSPGPPPFDNKHNSARSSPGFSAGEEEEEEAVAALPSPWRPRLRTLIGWRCGLALGGTNGLPKPRTARETEAGAVLRRSGLGTQAAIAAQNDSARGETQPRCPERPTSPFLGAPAGEGHGGENLAPGRMRNTGRGRGGVLGTPRRVGTLPPSPRPVGQSPPLSSWLQQEETTSSILSGRCGNLGLVQRQAPWG; this is encoded by the exons ATGCAAACAGCAGCGCCCACTGCAAGCTGCCCTACCAGCCATCACCCGGGCTTTGCCCCGGGGGCAGCTGCCATCCAAGGGAAAGCCCCTCCCCCTCAAA GACCGAGAGCGGCGCAGCACAGCGCCAGTGAGGAGCTGAGCAAAGCGGGGACCCGGCAGGGAGGAGGCGGCAGCCTTCGCCCCGAAAACTTGGGGACCGCTGGCTACGGAAGAGGCTGGGAGCGCAGCCCGGAGAGCGGGAGCGCGAACAGAGGCGCCCCTCCCCCGCCTACCCccgcaggaaagaaaggaaaaatacctCAGCGACCTCCCCACGGCCGCAGCCCCGGGCCACCCCCGCCCCGAGCGACCCCCGCCTCACCCAGCCCTCCCGGCCTCGGCCTCGCCCTTGCCGCCCTTCGGGCCGCCCGGAGAGGCGCCGGTGACATGAGCGGCTCCCGGAGGAGCCCCCGAGGCCCCTGCGCGGCAGCGGCGACGGTGACCGCGCCGCTGGGCATTAATCCCGGGTGGGTGGGAGGCTCCGGAGACTGCCCTCACCCATCTCCGCCTCCCCAGCCGCCTCCGCCTCCGCCTCCTCCTTCGGAGGCTGCGCTGCTCCCAGCCACCCCCATTATCAGCGGACCTGGACTGGAAGACAGTGGGGCAAGCCTCACCCGGTTCTGGCTGCGGCTCCGCGGAGCGAACCTCCCCTCCCCCGGCCCACCCCCCTTCGATAACAAGCACAACTCCGCTCGGTCCAGTCCCGGGTTTAGCGctggtgaggaggaggaggaggaggcggtGGCGGCACTGCCGAGCCCGTGGAGGCCCCGCCTCCGCACCCTCATTGGCTGGCG CTGCGGGCTGGCTCTCGGGGGCACTAACGGGCTCCCAAAGCCAAGGACAGCCCGAGAGACCGAGGCTGGAGCTGTCCTCCGTCGCTCGGGCCTGGGCACGCAGGCCGCTATAGCGGCCCAGAACGACTCTGCCCGAGGAGAGACCCAGCCTCGATGCCCCGAACGCCCTACCAGTCCTTTCCTTGGAGCCCCTGCAGGCGAGGGGCACGGTGGGGAAAACCTGGCGCCAGGCCGAATGAGGAACACAGGCCGAGGGCGTGGTGGGGTCCTGGGTACTCCGAGAAGAGTGGGAACCCTTCCACCCTCGCCTCGCCCCGTGGGGCAGAGTCCTCCACTCTCGTCATGGCTGCAGCAGGAGGAGACGACGTCCTCCATTTTGTCGGGACGCTGTGGGAACTTGGGACTAGTTCAACGCCAAGCCCCGTGGGGCTAG